Proteins encoded by one window of Deinococcus multiflagellatus:
- the prfB gene encoding peptide chain release factor 2 (programmed frameshift) — MQELLEKLASLREYLDIPGKTRRLNELDRELSDPELWNDSARARKVTQEAGTLRRVVESYSTLNSDAQGLSEMLDMASPEEREMLLEEQQSIEARVDELYKETLFTMKHSDTAAIVRVKSGAGGTESMDWAGMLSRMYMRWAERRGFKVEMIDQVDGDQAGVVSSEFIIRGEKAFGMMAPEHGVHRLVRVSPFDSNNRRHTSFASVDVVPEVPEEEINIHIPDSDLRRDVFRSQGAGGQGVNTTDSAVRLTHLPTGIAVASQQTRSQIKNHEIALQILKQRLYDIEMRKREEEEAKARGEQKKIEWGSQIRSYVLDKQYIKDHRTGVMKHNPDDVLDGDLADLQWAGLEWLAGKRVAEEAGDDE; from the coding sequence AACTCTGGAACGACTCCGCACGCGCCCGCAAGGTGACACAGGAAGCCGGCACGCTGCGCCGCGTCGTCGAGAGCTACAGCACCCTGAACTCCGACGCCCAGGGCCTCTCGGAGATGCTGGACATGGCCAGCCCCGAAGAGCGCGAGATGCTGCTGGAAGAACAGCAGTCCATTGAGGCGCGGGTAGACGAGCTGTACAAGGAAACGCTCTTCACCATGAAGCATTCCGACACCGCCGCCATCGTGCGCGTAAAAAGCGGTGCAGGCGGCACCGAGTCCATGGACTGGGCCGGCATGCTCTCGCGCATGTACATGCGCTGGGCCGAGCGCCGGGGCTTCAAGGTCGAGATGATTGACCAGGTGGACGGCGATCAGGCCGGGGTGGTCAGCAGCGAATTCATCATTCGGGGTGAAAAGGCGTTCGGGATGATGGCGCCGGAACACGGCGTGCACCGCCTCGTGCGCGTCTCGCCCTTTGACTCCAACAACCGCCGCCATACCTCGTTCGCTTCGGTGGATGTGGTGCCCGAGGTGCCGGAAGAAGAGATCAACATTCACATTCCCGACTCTGACCTGCGGCGCGACGTGTTCCGCTCGCAGGGGGCGGGCGGACAGGGCGTGAACACCACCGATTCCGCCGTGCGCCTGACCCACTTGCCCACCGGGATTGCCGTGGCCTCGCAGCAGACGCGTTCTCAGATCAAGAACCACGAGATCGCCCTGCAGATCCTCAAGCAGCGCCTCTACGACATCGAGATGCGCAAGCGCGAGGAAGAGGAAGCCAAGGCGCGCGGCGAGCAGAAGAAGATCGAGTGGGGCTCGCAGATCCGGTCTTACGTGCTGGATAAGCAGTACATCAAGGACCACCGCACCGGCGTCATGAAGCACAACCCCGATGACGTGCTGGACGGCGATCTGGCCGACCTGCAGTGGGCGGGCCTGGAATGGCTGGCCGGCAAACGCGTGGCCGAGGAAGCGGGCGACGACGAATAA
- a CDS encoding serine/threonine-protein kinase, producing MSEDRTIPGYTLHRVIGRGNTSLVWLATDARKKEVALKVPLPETLRVQEAAERFGNEVRLTLKFRHPHLVPGYAGTPFGPKAFLAIPYYSRGALSELLPQLPSGTLPLPEALRVLADVASALTYLHHQGAVHQDVKPQNVYVDEQGRAALGDLGSAYFTAQGGQASGSPFYMSPEVYHGETSSAASDVYSLGITMYELLGGERPYHGNTYEELMVAHLTRFPAPLLSLNPKVSRRVARLAELALAKRPHDRPTADAIRRALLSALGETPADEVYEDPDQEKEAAPVPARQMGRHGPQSETRPQTPEPATAPEASGKESRWSLFKRRK from the coding sequence ATGTCTGAAGACCGCACCATCCCTGGCTACACCCTGCACCGTGTGATCGGGCGCGGGAATACCTCGCTGGTCTGGCTGGCCACCGACGCGCGCAAGAAGGAGGTGGCCCTCAAGGTGCCGCTGCCCGAAACGCTGCGCGTGCAGGAGGCCGCCGAGCGCTTTGGCAACGAGGTGCGGCTGACCCTGAAGTTTCGCCACCCCCACCTCGTGCCGGGCTACGCGGGCACGCCGTTTGGCCCCAAGGCGTTCCTGGCCATTCCATATTATTCGCGCGGCGCCCTGAGCGAGCTGCTGCCCCAGCTGCCCAGCGGCACCCTGCCGCTGCCCGAGGCCCTAAGGGTGCTGGCCGATGTGGCCTCAGCCCTGACCTACCTGCACCACCAGGGCGCCGTGCACCAGGACGTGAAGCCGCAGAACGTCTACGTGGATGAGCAGGGCCGCGCGGCCCTAGGCGACCTGGGCAGCGCCTATTTCACGGCGCAGGGCGGGCAAGCCAGTGGCAGCCCCTTCTATATGTCGCCCGAGGTGTACCACGGCGAAACCAGCAGCGCCGCCAGCGACGTCTACAGCCTGGGCATCACCATGTACGAGTTGCTGGGCGGTGAGCGGCCCTACCACGGCAACACCTACGAAGAGCTGATGGTGGCGCACCTGACCCGCTTCCCCGCGCCGCTGCTGAGCCTGAATCCCAAGGTGTCGCGCCGGGTGGCCCGGCTGGCCGAACTCGCCCTGGCCAAGCGCCCCCATGACCGCCCCACCGCCGACGCCATTCGCCGCGCCCTGCTGAGCGCCCTGGGCGAAACCCCAGCCGACGAGGTCTACGAGGACCCTGATCAGGAGAAGGAAGCGGCCCCCGTGCCCGCCCGGCAGATGGGCCGCCACGGCCCGCAGTCAGAGACGCGGCCCCAGACCCCGGAACCGGCGACCGCCCCAGAGGCCTCAGGCAAGGAAAGCCGCTGGAGCCTGTTCAAGCGCCGCAAGTAG
- a CDS encoding GNAT family N-acetyltransferase has product MNPDWTLRPVTPDDFPALAALWALSRPGVTAEGIQATDARRDPAHTLRRRLLANAAGEAVGASQLQTFAFAPPGFLQAQVVVDPRFRRQGAGEQLWADAVQAGREAQASGLTLDVADDDPGSLAWGTRRGAVVKVHRFASELDLTAFDAAPFEASLAWAAAQEVTFTDLEGAGDDDIERFVNFVADRLTETPDLRGHPRWSLAEVRRLLRLNASPRPDWWVLAVGPQGEWLGTSILESFQRQNFGYNTLTAVVPEARGRGLALPLKLQVIAQAQAAGLPLLRTNNHSGNAPMLAVNQRLGYQSRTGRFEVHVTL; this is encoded by the coding sequence GTGAATCCGGACTGGACCTTGCGGCCAGTCACGCCCGATGACTTTCCAGCCCTGGCCGCGCTGTGGGCCCTCAGCCGCCCCGGGGTCACAGCCGAGGGCATTCAGGCGACGGACGCCCGGCGCGACCCTGCGCACACGCTGCGCCGCCGCCTGCTGGCGAACGCGGCTGGTGAGGCGGTGGGCGCCTCGCAGCTTCAGACCTTCGCGTTTGCACCGCCCGGCTTCCTGCAAGCCCAGGTGGTCGTGGACCCGCGTTTCCGGCGGCAGGGCGCTGGGGAGCAGCTGTGGGCCGACGCCGTGCAGGCGGGGCGCGAAGCCCAGGCCAGCGGCCTGACGCTGGACGTGGCCGACGATGACCCCGGTTCGCTGGCCTGGGGCACGCGGCGCGGCGCGGTGGTGAAGGTGCATCGCTTTGCCTCCGAGCTGGACCTCACGGCCTTTGACGCGGCGCCGTTTGAAGCCAGCCTGGCGTGGGCCGCCGCGCAGGAGGTGACCTTCACAGACCTTGAGGGGGCGGGCGACGACGACATCGAGCGGTTTGTGAACTTCGTGGCCGACCGCCTGACCGAAACCCCGGACCTGCGCGGTCATCCCCGCTGGTCCCTGGCCGAGGTGCGCCGGCTCCTTCGGCTGAATGCTTCCCCGCGCCCCGACTGGTGGGTGTTGGCGGTGGGCCCGCAGGGCGAGTGGCTGGGCACCTCCATCCTGGAAAGCTTTCAGCGCCAGAACTTCGGTTACAACACCCTGACGGCCGTGGTCCCCGAAGCGCGGGGGCGCGGGCTGGCCCTGCCGCTGAAACTGCAGGTGATCGCCCAGGCCCAGGCCGCTGGCCTTCCCCTGCTGCGCACCAACAACCATTCAGGCAATGCGCCCATGCTGGCGGTGAACCAGCGCCTGGGGTATCAGTCCCGCACCGGACGCTTCGAGGTGCACGTCACGCTGTGA
- a CDS encoding DinB family protein, whose translation MTDAAAPSPSSPQHPLDGILDILRETVEGGQPGKPTAFLDSTAADGSGNHGLLATLEALSAEQASREVLGTTVAAHTAHTAFHMEVIVRWERDGDRGPFDWQGSFQPRAVDEAGWAEQRQRVRAAYDALVAFTHTQQAQPVTGDATGGLAGGVAHVAYHLGAIRQLVKALL comes from the coding sequence ATGACCGATGCTGCTGCGCCGTCTCCCTCCTCGCCCCAACACCCCTTGGACGGCATTCTCGACATCCTGCGCGAAACTGTTGAAGGCGGGCAGCCGGGCAAGCCCACCGCCTTTCTGGATAGCACGGCCGCCGATGGCAGCGGCAACCACGGCCTCCTTGCCACCCTGGAGGCTCTAAGCGCCGAACAGGCCAGCCGCGAGGTGCTGGGCACCACGGTGGCGGCCCACACCGCCCACACGGCCTTTCATATGGAAGTGATCGTGCGCTGGGAGCGCGACGGCGACCGGGGCCCCTTTGACTGGCAGGGCAGCTTTCAGCCGCGCGCCGTGGACGAGGCGGGCTGGGCCGAGCAGCGCCAGCGGGTGCGCGCCGCTTACGACGCCCTGGTGGCGTTTACCCACACCCAGCAGGCCCAGCCCGTGACCGGAGACGCCACCGGGGGCCTGGCCGGCGGCGTGGCGCATGTGGCCTACCACCTGGGGGCCATTCGCCAGCTGGTCAAAGCCCTGCTGTGA
- the rpsF gene encoding 30S ribosomal protein S6 — MNQYDLNLILNPNLSAEQVSIEKEYIESTLKGAGAEISTLDELGNRRLAYAVNKDREGYYLMYTIKAAGNPEKDIASTLRLRDHVRRVLVVKDRPEWKTKKA, encoded by the coding sequence ATGAACCAGTACGACCTGAACCTGATCCTGAACCCCAACCTCAGCGCCGAACAGGTGAGCATCGAGAAGGAATACATCGAGAGCACCCTGAAGGGCGCGGGCGCGGAAATCAGCACCCTGGACGAGCTCGGCAATCGCCGCCTCGCCTACGCCGTGAACAAGGACCGCGAGGGCTACTACCTGATGTACACCATCAAGGCCGCCGGCAACCCCGAAAAGGACATTGCCAGCACCCTGCGTCTGCGTGACCATGTGCGCCGCGTCCTGGTGGTCAAGGACCGCCCGGAATGGAAGACCAAGAAGGCCTGA
- a CDS encoding single-stranded DNA-binding protein gives MARGMNHVYLIGALARDPELRYTPSGTAVFEATVAGEDHIVGNDGRERKLPWYHRVSILGKPAEWQAERNLKGGDAVMVEGSLEYSQWEAPEGGKRSMVRVKALRMEQLGTQPELVQDAGGGVRMGSGMNEVVLIGNVTRDPELRYTPAGDAVLGLGLAVNETWNDRQGQKQEKTHWIDVTLWRELAESMKDLRKGDPVLVRGRLVNEAWTDRDGNKRNSTKVEATRVEALSRGAASPNSGYAAATPAGPRTQTASSAARPQSAGYNQRPAANTGNRSGGLDIDQGLDDFPPDEEDLPF, from the coding sequence ATGGCCCGAGGCATGAACCACGTTTACCTAATCGGCGCACTCGCCCGTGATCCCGAACTGCGCTACACCCCCAGCGGCACCGCCGTATTTGAAGCCACCGTGGCCGGTGAAGACCACATTGTGGGCAACGACGGCCGCGAGCGCAAACTCCCCTGGTACCACCGCGTGTCCATTCTGGGCAAGCCCGCCGAGTGGCAGGCAGAGCGCAACCTGAAAGGCGGCGACGCCGTGATGGTGGAAGGCAGCCTGGAATACAGCCAGTGGGAAGCGCCCGAGGGCGGCAAACGCAGCATGGTGCGCGTCAAGGCGCTGCGCATGGAGCAGCTGGGCACCCAGCCCGAACTGGTCCAGGACGCCGGAGGCGGCGTTCGCATGGGCAGCGGCATGAATGAAGTGGTGCTGATCGGGAATGTCACCCGTGACCCCGAACTGCGCTACACCCCCGCCGGCGACGCGGTGCTTGGGCTCGGCCTGGCCGTGAACGAGACCTGGAATGACCGTCAGGGGCAGAAGCAGGAAAAGACCCACTGGATTGACGTGACGCTGTGGCGTGAACTGGCCGAGAGCATGAAAGACCTGCGCAAGGGCGACCCTGTGCTGGTGCGCGGCCGACTGGTGAACGAAGCGTGGACCGACCGCGATGGCAACAAGCGCAACTCCACCAAAGTAGAGGCGACGCGAGTCGAAGCCCTGTCCCGAGGCGCGGCCAGCCCCAATTCCGGCTACGCCGCAGCCACCCCCGCCGGACCTCGCACGCAGACCGCGAGCAGTGCGGCGCGCCCGCAGAGCGCTGGGTACAACCAGCGCCCCGCAGCGAACACGGGGAACCGTTCGGGCGGCTTGGATATTGATCAAGGTCTCGACGACTTCCCGCCGGACGAGGAAGACCTGCCGTTTTGA
- the rpsR gene encoding 30S ribosomal protein S18: MTQANNAERKPRGKGPKRPRKPKVDPFSIGELEITDYKDVKMLRRFVSDTGKILPRRRTGLSAKHQRRIAQTIKIARQLALLPYTEKLVRK, from the coding sequence ATGACCCAGGCAAACAACGCCGAGCGCAAGCCGCGCGGCAAGGGGCCCAAGCGCCCCCGCAAGCCCAAGGTGGACCCGTTCTCGATTGGAGAGCTGGAAATCACCGATTACAAAGACGTGAAGATGCTGCGCCGGTTCGTCTCTGACACCGGCAAGATCCTCCCCCGCCGCCGCACCGGCCTCTCGGCCAAGCACCAGCGCCGCATTGCGCAGACGATCAAGATCGCCCGCCAGCTGGCCCTGCTGCCCTACACCGAGAAACTGGTCCGGAAGTAA
- the rplI gene encoding 50S ribosomal protein L9, whose protein sequence is MQVILLEPGKLGKTGDIVNVKDGYARNWLIPQGIAAPATSSNMKSLEARVRARQKVQAAEKASAEDLASRLNGVAVELSVRAGEGKIYGAVTHADVAGALDKLGFDVDKRRIDMPKTVKEIGEYDIAYRAHPEVTIPMKLVVHATK, encoded by the coding sequence ATGCAAGTCATTCTTCTGGAACCCGGCAAGCTGGGTAAAACCGGCGACATCGTGAATGTCAAAGACGGCTACGCCCGCAACTGGCTGATTCCCCAGGGCATCGCCGCGCCCGCCACCAGCTCGAACATGAAGAGCCTGGAAGCCCGCGTGCGCGCCCGCCAGAAAGTGCAGGCCGCCGAGAAGGCCAGCGCCGAGGACCTCGCCAGCCGCCTGAACGGCGTCGCGGTGGAACTCAGCGTGCGCGCTGGCGAAGGCAAGATCTACGGCGCCGTGACCCACGCCGACGTGGCTGGCGCCCTGGACAAGCTGGGCTTTGACGTGGACAAGCGCCGCATCGACATGCCGAAGACCGTCAAGGAAATCGGCGAGTACGACATCGCCTACCGCGCCCACCCCGAAGTCACCATTCCTATGAAGCTCGTGGTGCACGCCACGAAGTAA
- a CDS encoding DUF1963 domain-containing protein, translating into MTDSPAAASLAEVHAWIRQHLAQMGQPPGTAVEAVLHRAVRPCYHLDFEETPDEELPVASSKFGGQPDVPPDWTWPRSPAGVPLRFLCQFRLDQLPDRAPDDDEPPHGLLSFFWLFHPDEQLVVQYWPQVDELGRRPSLPPDGYAYRSRQVLAHRALSLVELSVPSGLTGEEDDRFCWLRHGLSQSGFFEFSPATLFGHVDRASFLACADLAAARGQRGWTLADPAVNLLRLFNISHLGDDVLEDTGDNHLYTPEFILPCHALRARRFDRAHYELGVD; encoded by the coding sequence ATGACTGATTCCCCCGCAGCCGCTTCCCTCGCCGAGGTCCATGCCTGGATTCGGCAGCACTTGGCCCAAATGGGCCAGCCGCCCGGCACCGCAGTGGAGGCCGTACTCCACCGGGCCGTGCGGCCCTGCTACCACCTGGACTTCGAGGAGACCCCGGATGAAGAGCTTCCGGTGGCCAGCAGCAAATTCGGCGGTCAGCCTGATGTGCCCCCGGACTGGACATGGCCCCGCAGCCCTGCCGGGGTGCCCCTGCGCTTTCTGTGCCAGTTCCGGCTGGATCAGTTGCCGGACCGCGCACCTGACGATGACGAGCCGCCGCACGGCCTGCTGTCGTTCTTCTGGCTGTTTCACCCCGACGAGCAGTTGGTTGTCCAGTACTGGCCCCAGGTGGACGAGCTGGGGCGGCGACCCAGCCTGCCCCCTGACGGCTATGCCTACCGGTCCCGACAGGTGCTCGCCCACCGCGCCCTGAGCCTGGTGGAGCTGTCTGTTCCCAGTGGCCTGACGGGAGAAGAGGACGACCGCTTTTGCTGGCTACGACACGGGCTAAGCCAGTCAGGGTTCTTCGAGTTCAGCCCCGCCACTCTCTTTGGTCACGTGGACCGGGCCTCGTTTCTGGCCTGCGCGGACCTTGCTGCCGCCCGGGGTCAGCGCGGCTGGACCCTCGCCGACCCGGCAGTGAATCTTCTGCGGCTGTTCAACATCTCGCACCTGGGCGACGACGTGTTGGAGGACACGGGCGACAATCACCTCTATACCCCGGAATTCATCCTGCCCTGCCATGCGCTGCGGGCCCGGCGTTTTGACCGGGCCCACTACGAGCTGGGTGTGGATTGA
- the rny gene encoding ribonuclease Y, translating to MTTTVWVIVALLLGLVGGFLGGQTRGARRRAEVDDRLQQEALQEAQRIRAQAEEAAQALRAEADQARQEATRRTQEAAQREQQLSHQSAQLDAQREQVLGLRTQLDAERAQTKQEVAREREALATDRQETRREREELKREIERLNRRAEQLDARGEKLDALEERLEDRSRALGTQEADLAERGRLADRRLYEVANLSPEAARAEILDRLDAELEEEKAIRIKAMQERAAAEARRTARHVIAQAIQRSASETSAALSVSVVPIPNDAMKGRLIGREGRNIRAFEALTGVDLIIDDTPEAVILSSFNPVRREVARHVLDALVADGRIHPTRIEEMVHKAQDEMKTYMHTQGEEAAIEAGVVGIKPGLVQLLGRMYFRTSYGQNVLKHSIQVAHLTGIMADELGLDAALARRAGLMHDVGKSIDREIDGTHVEIGINLAKRFGEPPEVIDAIAHHHDPENGETLYSVLVAAADAISAARPGARREELESYVRRLEQLEQIAVSFPGVQQAYAIQAGREVRVIVQPEKVTDAQATLLAREIAGRVEQDMEYPGQVQVTVVRESRAVEVAR from the coding sequence ATGACGACGACCGTTTGGGTCATCGTGGCGCTGCTGCTCGGGTTGGTCGGGGGCTTTCTGGGCGGACAGACACGCGGCGCGCGCAGGCGGGCCGAGGTGGACGACCGACTTCAGCAAGAAGCCCTGCAGGAAGCGCAGCGCATCCGCGCGCAGGCCGAAGAGGCCGCGCAGGCGCTGCGGGCAGAGGCCGACCAGGCCCGGCAGGAGGCCACGCGACGAACGCAGGAAGCCGCGCAGCGCGAGCAGCAGCTTTCGCACCAGAGTGCCCAGCTGGACGCCCAGCGCGAACAGGTGCTGGGGCTGCGCACCCAGCTGGACGCCGAACGCGCCCAGACCAAGCAGGAGGTGGCGCGCGAACGCGAGGCCCTGGCCACCGACCGCCAGGAAACCCGGCGCGAACGCGAGGAACTCAAGCGCGAGATTGAGCGCCTCAACCGCCGCGCCGAGCAACTGGACGCCCGGGGTGAGAAACTGGACGCCCTGGAAGAGCGCCTGGAGGACCGCAGCCGCGCGCTGGGCACCCAGGAAGCCGACTTGGCCGAGCGTGGCCGGCTGGCCGACCGGCGGCTGTACGAGGTGGCGAACCTGTCCCCCGAAGCGGCCCGCGCCGAGATTCTGGACCGGCTGGACGCCGAACTGGAAGAAGAAAAGGCCATCCGGATCAAGGCCATGCAGGAGCGCGCGGCGGCGGAGGCGCGGCGCACCGCGCGCCACGTTATTGCCCAGGCCATCCAGCGCAGCGCTTCGGAAACGAGTGCTGCGCTCAGCGTTTCGGTGGTGCCCATTCCCAACGACGCCATGAAGGGCCGCCTGATTGGCCGCGAAGGGCGCAACATCCGCGCCTTTGAAGCCCTGACTGGCGTGGACCTGATTATTGACGACACGCCGGAAGCCGTGATTCTCTCCAGCTTCAACCCGGTGCGCCGCGAGGTGGCCCGGCATGTGCTGGACGCCCTGGTGGCCGACGGGCGCATTCACCCCACGCGCATTGAGGAAATGGTCCACAAGGCGCAGGACGAGATGAAGACCTACATGCACACCCAGGGCGAGGAAGCCGCCATTGAGGCGGGCGTGGTGGGCATCAAGCCGGGGCTGGTGCAGCTGCTGGGCCGCATGTACTTCCGCACCAGCTACGGCCAGAACGTCCTGAAACACTCCATTCAGGTGGCGCACCTGACCGGCATCATGGCCGACGAACTGGGCCTGGACGCCGCCCTGGCCCGCCGCGCCGGCTTGATGCACGACGTGGGCAAGAGCATTGACCGCGAAATTGACGGCACCCATGTGGAAATCGGCATCAACCTCGCCAAGCGCTTTGGCGAGCCCCCCGAGGTGATTGACGCCATTGCCCACCACCACGACCCGGAAAACGGCGAAACGCTGTACTCGGTGCTGGTGGCTGCCGCCGACGCCATCAGCGCGGCCCGGCCCGGCGCGCGGCGCGAGGAACTCGAATCCTACGTGCGCCGCCTGGAACAGCTGGAGCAGATCGCGGTGTCCTTTCCTGGTGTGCAGCAGGCCTACGCCATTCAGGCCGGGCGCGAGGTGCGCGTGATCGTGCAGCCCGAGAAGGTCACCGACGCCCAGGCCACGCTGCTGGCCCGTGAAATCGCCGGCCGGGTGGAGCAGGACATGGAATACCCGGGGCAGGTGCAGGTGACTGTGGTGCGCGAAAGCCGCGCGGTGGAAGTGGCGAGGTAG
- a CDS encoding tRNA (adenine(22)-N(1))-methyltransferase TrmK has translation MTRLEGPALDARLEAVLTLVRADTHADIGSDHAKLPIRLLRTGRIARGVIVELNPGPLAHARQNVARAGLTGKLEVRAGDGFAPLAPGEVASASVTGMGAFTILGMLQREPARLPLTLVLQPNDNAESLRRWARGAGYHLRADLLIPGYWAYPVLRLDRAPGPDPAYADLPDEAALRYGPALLRGRDPLLRAQVQADLRRLTPLAAPGRVAQTELEVAEAAWAWLNGP, from the coding sequence ATGACGCGGCTTGAGGGCCCCGCGCTGGACGCCCGCCTGGAGGCCGTGCTGACGCTGGTGCGCGCCGATACCCATGCCGATATCGGCAGCGACCATGCCAAGCTGCCGATCCGGCTGCTGCGCACAGGCCGCATTGCGCGCGGCGTGATCGTGGAACTGAACCCTGGGCCCCTGGCCCACGCCCGGCAAAACGTGGCGCGCGCCGGGTTGACGGGCAAGCTGGAGGTGCGCGCGGGCGACGGTTTTGCCCCCCTGGCCCCAGGCGAGGTGGCGAGCGCCAGTGTCACCGGCATGGGCGCCTTCACCATCCTGGGGATGCTGCAGCGCGAGCCAGCGCGCCTGCCGCTCACCCTGGTGCTGCAGCCCAACGACAACGCCGAGTCCCTGCGCCGCTGGGCCCGGGGCGCCGGCTATCACCTGCGCGCCGATCTGCTTATTCCCGGCTACTGGGCCTACCCGGTGCTGCGCCTGGACCGGGCGCCTGGCCCCGATCCGGCTTACGCGGACCTGCCCGACGAAGCGGCCCTGCGCTACGGCCCGGCCCTGCTGCGTGGCCGTGACCCCCTGTTGCGCGCCCAGGTGCAGGCCGACCTCCGCCGCCTGACCCCGCTGGCCGCCCCAGGCCGCGTGGCCCAGACCGAGCTGGAGGTGGCCGAAGCCGCCTGGGCGTGGTTGAACGGACCCTAA
- a CDS encoding YqhA family protein: MKARPPARLGSARRLTLAGAFGFARLIVELGVLSSFAFSLALFVAAIAQAYVTIRAAFAELGQPDTTKRLIVAAVEQADTLLIGMALLIISFGLQALFVGRLQNVPPWLHIDSFDDLKQKLIGIVILALGVNFFSVALKWTGSDILGYGLAISAVILAVGAYSVILTRQGRSPALPPEEPDDAA, translated from the coding sequence ATGAAAGCCCGGCCCCCGGCCCGGCTGGGTTCTGCGCGGCGCCTGACGCTGGCGGGCGCCTTTGGCTTTGCGCGGCTGATCGTGGAACTGGGGGTGCTGAGTTCCTTTGCCTTCAGTCTGGCGCTGTTCGTGGCGGCTATTGCCCAGGCCTACGTGACGATTCGCGCGGCCTTTGCCGAACTGGGCCAGCCCGACACCACCAAGCGCCTGATCGTGGCCGCCGTGGAGCAGGCCGACACCCTCTTGATCGGCATGGCGCTGCTGATCATCTCGTTTGGCCTGCAGGCGCTGTTCGTGGGCCGGCTGCAGAACGTGCCGCCCTGGCTACACATCGATTCCTTTGACGACCTGAAGCAGAAGCTGATCGGCATCGTGATTCTGGCGCTGGGCGTGAATTTCTTCAGCGTGGCCCTGAAATGGACGGGGTCCGACATCCTGGGCTACGGCCTGGCGATCTCGGCCGTCATTCTGGCGGTGGGTGCCTACTCCGTCATCCTGACCCGGCAGGGCCGCAGCCCCGCCCTGCCCCCCGAGGAGCCGGATGACGCGGCTTGA
- a CDS encoding MOSC domain-containing protein, with product MKTIHELRATFVRPGRVEWIGLRPARRAPVVRCAEVEVHPLVGLIGDHGKQAPPRLTALTGEVGEVAQPGAATPVPGGPGRRQVTLIQAEHLPVIAALCGRAEVTPDLLRRNVVVSGLPLLALKDARFQIGEVVLEGTGECHPCSRMEETLGEGGYNAVRGHGGLTARVIRGGRLREGDEVRPLPPGGPA from the coding sequence GTGAAGACCATCCACGAACTGCGCGCCACGTTTGTGCGCCCCGGGCGGGTGGAGTGGATTGGCCTGCGCCCCGCCCGCCGGGCGCCGGTGGTGCGCTGCGCCGAGGTCGAGGTTCATCCGCTGGTGGGCCTGATCGGTGACCACGGCAAGCAGGCGCCGCCCCGCCTGACCGCCCTGACTGGCGAGGTAGGAGAAGTGGCCCAGCCGGGTGCGGCGACCCCGGTGCCCGGCGGCCCGGGGCGGCGGCAGGTCACGCTGATCCAGGCCGAGCACCTGCCGGTGATCGCCGCGCTGTGTGGCCGCGCGGAGGTCACACCGGACCTGCTGCGGCGCAACGTGGTGGTCAGTGGCCTGCCGCTGCTGGCCCTGAAAGACGCCCGTTTTCAGATTGGCGAGGTGGTGCTGGAAGGCACCGGCGAGTGCCACCCGTGCTCGCGGATGGAGGAAACGCTGGGGGAGGGCGGGTACAACGCCGTGCGCGGGCACGGTGGCCTGACCGCCCGGGTGATTCGCGGCGGCCGTCTCCGCGAAGGAGACGAGGTGCGGCCCCTGCCCCCCGGCGGGCCAGCATGA